The Thermoproteota archaeon genome has a segment encoding these proteins:
- a CDS encoding DNA-directed RNA polymerase subunit RpoH/Rpb5 C-terminal domain-containing protein, which yields ILVTDPIVMKLGAKEGDLIRIHREEGFYYRYVVSRS from the coding sequence ATACTTGTGACCGACCCCATAGTGATGAAGTTGGGGGCGAAGGAGGGAGATCTGATCCGGATACATCGTGAGGAGGGCTTCTATTACAGGTATGTGGTTAGTAGA